In a genomic window of Siphonobacter curvatus:
- the gldJ gene encoding gliding motility lipoprotein GldJ, with protein MMKTKTLFYGLGALMLLTTSCKKNKRPDSVHIGKNSTATGIAYNAKEGFSTPKSFKGQPTGPNLVYIEGGRFVMGSLEEDVAGVHNNVDRTVTVQSFFMDETEIANVHYLEYLYAIQRDSSQEFYEAALPDTTVWASEMAFNDTYVEQYLRYPGFRMYPVVGVSWVQAQDYSAWRTGAVNNDLARKATGGGKKGKKGAEALAEATAQQYSGGRAAIETGYVLPNYRLPTEAEWEYAAKALIGTQYLDENQTHQRVYPWDGSSLRKSSGRNRGTMLANYKRGRGDYAGIAGRSNDGAIITDEVYSYPPNDFGLYNMAGNVNEWVWDVYRPTSFQVFSDLNPVRRDGYLDQAKNYDTEDFNSLISNRSRVYKGGSWADIAYWLAPGTRRFLDQDSSTATIGFRCSMIAVGKKH; from the coding sequence ATGATGAAAACAAAAACGCTTTTTTATGGGCTGGGGGCATTGATGCTACTCACCACATCCTGTAAGAAAAACAAGCGGCCGGATAGTGTCCATATTGGCAAGAACAGTACCGCCACGGGCATCGCTTACAACGCAAAAGAAGGTTTTTCAACACCTAAAAGCTTTAAAGGCCAGCCGACCGGACCGAACCTGGTATACATCGAAGGCGGTCGCTTTGTGATGGGTTCGCTGGAAGAAGATGTGGCGGGGGTTCACAATAATGTGGATCGGACCGTAACGGTGCAGTCCTTTTTTATGGACGAAACGGAAATTGCCAACGTTCACTACCTGGAATACCTTTACGCAATTCAACGCGATTCTTCGCAGGAGTTTTACGAAGCTGCTTTGCCCGATACCACGGTCTGGGCCAGCGAAATGGCCTTTAACGATACCTACGTAGAGCAATACTTGCGGTACCCCGGTTTTCGGATGTATCCTGTCGTAGGCGTATCGTGGGTGCAGGCTCAGGACTATTCGGCCTGGCGTACGGGAGCCGTCAACAACGATCTGGCCCGTAAGGCAACCGGTGGTGGTAAAAAAGGAAAGAAAGGAGCCGAAGCACTAGCGGAAGCCACTGCACAGCAGTATTCGGGCGGGCGAGCGGCCATCGAAACGGGGTATGTCTTACCGAACTACCGCCTGCCCACGGAAGCCGAATGGGAGTACGCAGCCAAAGCCCTGATCGGAACGCAGTATCTGGACGAAAATCAAACCCACCAGCGGGTTTATCCCTGGGATGGTTCTTCGCTTCGAAAAAGCTCAGGCCGGAACAGAGGTACGATGCTGGCTAATTACAAACGTGGTCGCGGCGATTACGCGGGTATTGCCGGAAGAAGCAACGACGGGGCCATCATTACGGATGAAGTCTACTCGTATCCTCCCAACGATTTTGGTCTGTACAACATGGCGGGCAACGTCAACGAATGGGTATGGGATGTGTACCGTCCGACCTCGTTCCAAGTGTTTAGCGATCTCAACCCTGTTCGTCGTGATGGGTATTTGGACCAGGCGAAAAACTACGATACGGAAGACTTCAATTCGCTCATTTCGAATCGCTCGCGGGTGTACAAAGGAGGGTCCTGGGCGGATATCGCGTACTGGCTGGCTCCGGGCACGCGTCGTTTTCTGGACCAGGATTCTTCGACGGCTACGATTGGTTTCCGCTGTTCCATGATTGCGGTAGGAAAGAAGCATTAA
- a CDS encoding outer membrane beta-barrel protein — translation MRRYTYGLFALFCLLSTSAYSQFGLYVHGVGTKSSWQDEKFSYGVGAAAKVQLGKVAIGAAAKYLTMPSLSSTQSSFQQRNTVVPLTGLIEYSFTRGVIRPYLGVEAGKYQIKSRITSQNERELTHGSDRFGVAPKLGIVVSLIGIGVFAEGSYHRIMGSDQEVISPGSTVVWVNPNAFWTVNIGLKFGLL, via the coding sequence ATGAGAAGATATACATACGGATTATTCGCCCTTTTCTGCCTCTTATCCACGTCCGCCTACAGTCAGTTCGGGCTGTATGTGCACGGGGTGGGTACGAAGTCCTCATGGCAGGATGAAAAGTTCAGCTACGGCGTCGGAGCTGCCGCGAAAGTACAATTAGGCAAAGTAGCCATTGGTGCTGCGGCCAAATACCTGACGATGCCCAGCCTTAGCTCTACCCAGTCATCATTCCAGCAAAGAAATACAGTGGTTCCGTTAACGGGTTTAATCGAGTACTCGTTTACCCGGGGAGTCATTCGCCCGTACCTGGGTGTAGAGGCGGGTAAGTACCAAATCAAAAGCCGGATTACCAGCCAGAATGAGCGTGAACTCACCCATGGCAGTGATCGGTTTGGCGTGGCCCCGAAACTGGGAATCGTCGTATCGCTGATCGGGATTGGGGTGTTTGCCGAAGGTAGCTATCACCGGATTATGGGCAGTGATCAGGAGGTAATTAGCCCTGGTTCTACGGTTGTCTGGGTAAACCCAAACGCATTCTGGACCGTTAACATTGGTCTTAAGTTTGGATTGCTTTAA
- a CDS encoding ring-cleaving dioxygenase encodes MNSSILGLHHITAIANSAKRNYDFYTQVLGLRMVKKTVNFDDPTTYHFYYGDEQGTPGTILTFFPWEGIGPGRNGIGMATEIGYSVPRDSLDQWAERFRKLGVSMGERTERFSETVLPFSDPDGLAISLLATNQPEKPAVWETAEVKRDMATQGFHSVTLTLQNIEATAKILTDVFGYRQLAQEGNRYRFQTDAVSTASIVDLLEEPKGILGRNAAGTNHHVAFRVANEAIQMEFREKILESGLQITSKINRDYFFSMYFREPGGVLFEIATDNPGFTVDEPLTELGSQLKLPQQYEGSRAKIEKGLPPLDTN; translated from the coding sequence ATGAATAGCTCCATTTTAGGTCTGCATCACATTACGGCTATTGCTAATAGTGCGAAACGCAACTATGATTTCTATACCCAAGTGCTGGGCTTACGCATGGTCAAAAAAACGGTCAATTTTGATGACCCGACGACCTATCATTTTTACTACGGCGATGAGCAGGGTACGCCCGGTACCATTCTGACTTTTTTCCCCTGGGAAGGAATTGGACCGGGTCGAAATGGCATTGGCATGGCTACGGAAATCGGATATTCCGTTCCAAGAGATAGTCTGGATCAATGGGCCGAGCGCTTTCGGAAGCTGGGTGTATCCATGGGGGAACGGACCGAACGTTTCAGCGAAACGGTACTTCCGTTTTCAGACCCTGATGGACTGGCCATTAGCCTGTTGGCTACGAATCAACCGGAGAAACCGGCAGTCTGGGAAACGGCAGAAGTAAAGCGGGATATGGCAACGCAAGGTTTTCATAGTGTAACGCTCACCCTGCAAAACATAGAGGCTACGGCTAAAATCCTGACCGACGTATTTGGGTATCGTCAGCTTGCTCAGGAAGGGAATCGATACCGATTTCAGACCGATGCCGTATCTACTGCGTCGATTGTGGATTTGCTGGAAGAACCGAAAGGTATACTCGGACGCAACGCCGCCGGAACCAATCATCACGTAGCCTTCCGGGTCGCTAACGAAGCGATTCAAATGGAATTTAGGGAGAAAATCCTAGAAAGTGGCTTACAAATCACCTCCAAAATCAACCGGGATTATTTTTTCTCGATGTACTTCCGCGAGCCTGGAGGCGTCCTGTTTGAAATTGCAACCGATAATCCCGGTTTCACCGTTGACGAGCCATTGACGGAATTAGGAAGTCAGCTGAAACTGCCTCAACAATACGAAGGCTCACGGGCAAAAATAGAAAAAGGGCTACCGCCGCTGGATACGAACTAA
- a CDS encoding SDR family oxidoreductase: MSKVILITGASSGLGEQIATYLACKGYQVYGTSRSIESQTKPFKTLNMDVCDSMSIQNALERILKESGRLDVLINNAGLGIAAPLEYLPIDEFQRVMDTNLMGSLRTIQAVLPTMRKQQKGYIINISSIAAEAGLPFRGGYSASKSALDRLTETLRLELTTYGVQVCSIQPGGVKTDINKNRVKAKLADDNIYKQDFDRTYQMIDESVDQGISADVFGPLVGSIIESPSVKRIYRVGKPLEKLSVLLKRILPESTYERMIRNHYKL, from the coding sequence ATGTCTAAGGTTATATTAATTACAGGGGCTTCTTCGGGGTTAGGGGAGCAAATCGCAACGTATTTGGCTTGTAAAGGGTATCAGGTCTATGGAACGTCCCGATCCATTGAAAGTCAGACCAAGCCATTCAAAACACTGAATATGGACGTTTGTGATTCGATGAGTATCCAAAACGCCCTGGAGCGGATTTTGAAGGAATCGGGTCGTCTGGATGTGCTCATCAATAATGCCGGACTGGGCATTGCCGCTCCCCTGGAGTACTTGCCCATCGATGAATTTCAACGCGTGATGGATACAAACCTGATGGGAAGTTTACGTACCATTCAGGCCGTTTTGCCTACCATGCGAAAGCAGCAAAAAGGGTATATCATCAACATCTCATCCATTGCCGCCGAAGCGGGACTGCCTTTTCGAGGGGGCTACAGTGCCTCAAAATCGGCTCTGGATCGCCTGACCGAAACGTTACGGCTGGAGCTGACTACGTATGGCGTGCAGGTTTGCTCCATCCAACCCGGCGGCGTGAAGACCGATATCAACAAGAATCGGGTCAAGGCAAAACTGGCGGATGACAATATTTACAAACAGGATTTTGATCGTACGTACCAGATGATTGACGAAAGTGTTGATCAGGGCATCAGTGCCGATGTGTTTGGACCCTTGGTAGGTTCCATCATTGAAAGTCCAAGCGTAAAGCGAATCTACCGGGTTGGGAAACCGCTTGAAAAACTCTCGGTCCTGCTGAAACGAATCCTGCCCGAATCGACCTACGAACGGATGATACGAAATCATTACAAACTTTAG
- a CDS encoding type I glyceraldehyde-3-phosphate dehydrogenase yields MKTIGLYGFGRIGRQFLRIALQHQWFVPTAIADIRDEPTLAALFAVDTNYGRWPEPVSGSEGLLTIGDRNIPYYNSAKEVPDWSALGVDLVVDCTGRATTRAGAQVHLDRGAKYVLVSAPSKTLADCDAVLLKGINLDTFDAANHRIISMGSCTTNALAAVVKVILENFGIQYGLFSTVHSYTNSQSLTDQPMKDRRDSWAAAENIIPSSSGAARALQFIWKDLQITGKAYRVPTRTGSIAELNLITEKDCTVAEVNDAFRKAATDGPLQGVMDVLEDQWASSRIVADPHSSIVDLPLTAKEGKLLSVAAWYDNEWGFSNRLAEVAAFLRERI; encoded by the coding sequence ATGAAAACGATTGGACTTTATGGATTTGGCCGGATTGGCCGGCAATTCCTACGAATCGCTCTACAGCACCAGTGGTTTGTACCCACCGCTATTGCGGACATTCGCGATGAACCTACCCTGGCCGCTTTGTTTGCCGTTGATACCAATTACGGTCGATGGCCGGAGCCCGTTTCGGGCAGTGAAGGTCTACTTACCATCGGCGACCGAAACATTCCCTACTACAATTCCGCGAAGGAAGTACCGGACTGGTCAGCTCTGGGCGTGGATCTGGTGGTGGACTGTACGGGCCGGGCTACAACGCGGGCCGGAGCCCAGGTTCATCTGGATCGGGGAGCTAAATACGTACTGGTGAGTGCTCCCAGCAAAACGCTGGCCGATTGTGATGCAGTACTGCTAAAAGGGATCAATCTGGATACGTTCGATGCGGCAAATCACCGGATCATTAGCATGGGGAGCTGTACAACCAATGCTCTGGCCGCCGTGGTCAAAGTGATCCTGGAAAACTTTGGCATCCAATACGGACTCTTCTCAACGGTTCACTCGTATACCAACTCCCAATCACTGACCGACCAGCCCATGAAAGATCGCCGCGATTCCTGGGCGGCAGCGGAGAATATTATACCCTCGTCGTCGGGGGCTGCCCGGGCTCTTCAGTTTATCTGGAAAGACCTGCAGATCACGGGTAAGGCGTACCGCGTTCCCACCCGCACGGGGAGTATTGCCGAACTGAATCTCATTACTGAAAAGGATTGTACAGTAGCGGAAGTCAATGATGCATTCCGTAAAGCGGCCACCGATGGGCCTTTGCAAGGCGTAATGGACGTCCTGGAAGATCAGTGGGCTTCTTCTCGTATCGTCGCCGACCCACATTCGTCCATCGTCGATTTACCCCTGACGGCCAAAGAAGGCAAATTATTGTCCGTAGCCGCCTGGTACGATAACGAGTGGGGCTTTTCCAATCGTTTGGCCGAGGTCGCGGCTTTTCTACGGGAACGAATTTAA
- a CDS encoding glycoside hydrolase family 53 protein, translating into MRLRVFVNPNDDKINGHCRKEEVVAMSKRALGMGFRIMIDFHYSDSWADPGKQVKPAAWAHHSVEQLNQDVYDHTLEMMQALRQAGVRPEWVQIGNEIRGGMLRPEGSTDHYPQLARFITSGYQAVKKVSPSSKVIVHLDRRNDKAYFKDFFDGINAHGAQYDVIGLSYYPYWLKQDYTESIQDLQKNLTDLVTQYGKEVIITEVGGENTAVDNTYTMLVAVLDTVRAVPNGKGLGVFYWVPQGAKSWSHYALSAWGADGKPTKALKAFLN; encoded by the coding sequence ATTCGTTTACGCGTGTTCGTGAATCCCAATGATGATAAAATAAATGGTCATTGCCGGAAGGAAGAAGTGGTAGCGATGTCAAAACGAGCCCTGGGAATGGGCTTTCGGATTATGATTGATTTTCACTACAGCGATTCCTGGGCGGATCCGGGCAAACAGGTGAAACCCGCCGCCTGGGCTCATCATTCCGTCGAGCAGTTAAACCAGGATGTCTACGACCACACCCTGGAGATGATGCAGGCCTTGCGACAAGCGGGGGTGCGTCCGGAATGGGTACAGATTGGTAACGAAATTCGTGGGGGCATGCTGCGGCCCGAAGGCAGTACGGATCATTATCCGCAATTGGCCCGTTTCATTACTAGTGGCTACCAGGCGGTGAAAAAGGTGAGTCCTTCTTCTAAAGTGATCGTTCACCTGGATCGGAGGAATGATAAAGCCTACTTTAAGGATTTTTTTGATGGCATCAACGCCCACGGAGCCCAATACGATGTCATTGGTCTCTCCTATTACCCCTACTGGCTAAAACAGGATTATACCGAATCGATTCAGGATCTGCAGAAAAACCTAACGGATCTGGTAACCCAGTACGGCAAGGAGGTGATCATTACCGAAGTGGGCGGTGAAAATACGGCCGTTGACAACACATACACTATGCTGGTTGCCGTACTGGATACGGTTCGAGCTGTACCGAATGGAAAAGGATTAGGCGTTTTTTACTGGGTACCGCAGGGAGCAAAAAGCTGGAGTCACTACGCGTTGAGTGCCTGGGGAGCTGATGGCAAACCCACAAAAGCCCTGAAAGCTTTCCTGAACTAA
- a CDS encoding alpha/beta fold hydrolase: protein MGTLKRVVFGVLITLLMAATEESMAQSATTGVKNVVLVHGTWADGSSWSKVIPLLEAKGLHVVAVQNPLTSLGEDVAATKRAIELQEGPVLLVGHSWGGVVITEAGNHDQVAGLVYVAAAAPDEGQSFLELVQTAPATPGNDEIRPDKYGFVSMSPKGIFEDFAQDLPESERKLILATQGPQAFAALKEKISKAAWKTKPSWYIVAANDRMINPDLERTLAKKLKATTVEVSTSHVAMLAQPEKIASVIIEAASKVKTK from the coding sequence ATGGGAACACTCAAACGCGTCGTATTCGGCGTACTAATCACTTTACTTATGGCCGCAACGGAAGAATCGATGGCTCAATCAGCCACCACTGGCGTTAAAAATGTAGTACTGGTGCACGGCACCTGGGCCGATGGCTCCAGTTGGTCAAAGGTGATTCCGCTTCTGGAAGCCAAGGGCTTGCACGTGGTGGCGGTACAAAACCCTCTGACTTCGCTCGGCGAAGACGTGGCGGCAACTAAACGGGCCATTGAGTTACAGGAGGGGCCGGTACTACTGGTGGGCCATTCCTGGGGAGGTGTCGTGATCACCGAAGCAGGCAATCACGATCAGGTTGCTGGACTCGTCTACGTAGCGGCGGCGGCTCCCGATGAAGGACAGTCCTTTCTGGAACTGGTCCAAACGGCCCCGGCCACTCCCGGCAATGATGAGATTCGGCCCGATAAGTACGGCTTTGTCAGCATGTCGCCGAAGGGTATTTTCGAAGACTTTGCTCAGGATCTACCCGAATCCGAGCGAAAACTGATTCTGGCCACGCAAGGACCGCAGGCGTTTGCAGCCCTGAAAGAGAAGATTTCGAAAGCGGCCTGGAAAACGAAACCCTCCTGGTACATCGTGGCGGCCAATGACCGTATGATCAACCCTGATCTCGAACGGACGTTGGCTAAAAAGCTCAAGGCTACTACGGTAGAAGTGTCCACGAGTCACGTCGCGATGCTGGCTCAACCGGAAAAAATTGCTTCGGTTATTATTGAAGCGGCCAGCAAAGTCAAAACCAAATAA
- a CDS encoding tetratricopeptide repeat-containing sensor histidine kinase, which produces MYNDWQTIQRISTGKPTRSVLVLGLILFSLSAIGQNINRPMVNQLLLQLRHSKADENRVHVLMELGKFHIYKPGEAKIDLDSGRTYLNRAKKLSDSLHLLSWYHDAESMLVVADLEERNTQGGQARLMRLIHDCQRTGDRLGEANTRFRWAVWLRNSSEDYQPVFANFRQAAAIYRSLPSPEKEISALKEMADTYLYQGDLDSAEAGLNQALNRYKAIKYPKLHYTYNSLSSVGILKGDYEKGLRYALLSIENMHQTGDTASAAAYYSDLGRIYEETGNHPKALEWYKKSLVKWRQEKLANFAMFNTAGFIAKDLIAQHKPKEALQFLNKLIQEIPTNTFIQKACVAQNLAYCYDALHQYPVAEHYYKEALAWYEKNKLDFEASQKAEQDIGTFYLKQKDFAKAEFHLRKALSFSPQKNARSTIKDIHLLLFKVDSARGNYVSAIQHFRLHKALSDSLFNEKKSKQIASLQIKYDTRKKEQDIALLREQSRLQQIELSHERTTRNGIIVGAVLLAGLLGVSYQQYRLKQRSNQLLQTKQLEINRKNDSLEQILLEKENLLEEKEWMLKEIHHRVKNNLQIISSMLNTQLNFLQDSNARTAIKDSQNRVHAMALIHQKLYQSEHLALVNMAEFIHEIVDYLMESFPQTERIRTKLDVSGIQMDVAQAIPIGLIINEAVTNSLKYAFPHNRPGLIGIQLQLLQPHQYRVRIYDDGVGFPQELNLEDLPTLGLTMIRGLSRQIGADLVINQATGVEICLEFGGTPKAERAKERQVVLDRPV; this is translated from the coding sequence ATGTATAACGATTGGCAAACCATTCAACGAATCAGTACGGGAAAACCTACGCGTTCAGTTCTTGTCTTGGGTCTGATTTTGTTCAGCTTATCGGCGATTGGACAGAACATCAACCGACCCATGGTCAATCAGTTGTTGCTTCAGTTACGCCACAGTAAAGCGGACGAAAACCGGGTGCATGTGTTGATGGAACTTGGCAAGTTTCATATCTATAAGCCGGGGGAGGCCAAAATTGATTTAGATAGTGGACGAACGTATCTGAATCGGGCTAAAAAATTAAGCGACTCCCTGCACTTGTTAAGCTGGTACCATGATGCGGAAAGTATGCTGGTAGTGGCAGATTTGGAAGAAAGAAATACGCAGGGTGGTCAGGCTCGGTTGATGCGATTAATCCATGATTGTCAGCGAACCGGCGATCGGCTGGGGGAGGCCAATACCCGCTTCAGGTGGGCCGTTTGGTTACGGAATAGTAGTGAGGATTACCAACCGGTCTTTGCTAATTTCCGTCAGGCGGCCGCCATATATCGGTCTTTACCTAGTCCTGAAAAGGAAATCAGTGCCCTGAAAGAAATGGCCGATACCTATCTCTATCAGGGAGATCTGGACAGTGCGGAGGCGGGTTTGAACCAGGCATTAAATCGCTACAAAGCCATTAAATACCCAAAGCTCCATTACACCTATAATTCCTTATCCAGTGTAGGTATCCTGAAGGGCGATTATGAAAAAGGCTTACGCTATGCTCTTCTTAGCATTGAAAACATGCATCAAACGGGAGATACGGCTTCTGCCGCCGCCTATTACAGTGACTTAGGGCGTATTTATGAGGAGACGGGCAACCATCCGAAAGCCTTGGAATGGTACAAAAAATCACTGGTGAAGTGGCGACAGGAAAAGTTAGCCAACTTTGCCATGTTTAACACCGCCGGATTCATTGCCAAGGATCTGATTGCTCAGCATAAACCGAAGGAAGCTCTTCAGTTTCTGAATAAACTGATTCAGGAAATCCCCACCAATACATTTATTCAAAAAGCCTGCGTGGCTCAAAATTTAGCCTATTGTTACGATGCCTTGCATCAGTACCCCGTAGCCGAACACTATTACAAAGAAGCCCTCGCTTGGTACGAAAAGAATAAGCTGGATTTTGAGGCTTCTCAAAAGGCCGAGCAGGACATTGGGACCTTTTATTTGAAGCAAAAAGACTTCGCAAAAGCCGAATTTCATCTTCGCAAAGCACTGAGTTTTTCTCCGCAAAAAAACGCCCGTTCCACCATCAAAGATATTCACCTGCTCTTATTCAAAGTGGACTCGGCCCGGGGTAATTACGTCTCAGCCATTCAACATTTTCGGCTACACAAAGCATTGAGTGATTCGCTGTTTAATGAAAAGAAAAGTAAGCAGATCGCCAGTTTGCAAATCAAATACGATACCCGAAAAAAAGAGCAGGACATCGCCTTACTTCGGGAACAAAGCCGACTCCAGCAAATTGAGCTTAGCCACGAACGAACAACTCGCAACGGCATTATCGTCGGGGCCGTTCTCCTGGCCGGATTATTAGGCGTTAGTTACCAGCAGTACCGGCTCAAGCAGCGGAGTAATCAGCTTTTACAAACGAAGCAGCTCGAAATCAATCGTAAAAATGATTCGCTGGAGCAAATTCTACTGGAGAAGGAAAATCTGCTGGAAGAAAAAGAATGGATGCTGAAAGAAATCCATCACCGGGTAAAAAACAACCTGCAGATTATTTCCAGTATGCTCAATACTCAGTTGAATTTTCTACAGGATTCTAACGCCCGCACGGCCATCAAGGATAGCCAGAACCGGGTACATGCCATGGCATTGATCCACCAGAAACTATATCAGTCGGAACATCTGGCTTTGGTAAACATGGCCGAGTTTATCCATGAAATCGTTGATTACCTGATGGAATCCTTCCCGCAAACGGAGCGTATCCGAACCAAACTGGATGTGTCGGGAATTCAGATGGATGTTGCCCAGGCCATTCCCATTGGGCTGATCATTAACGAAGCCGTAACCAACTCACTTAAATACGCCTTTCCCCACAATCGTCCGGGATTAATTGGGATACAACTACAGTTGTTACAACCGCATCAGTACCGCGTGAGGATTTACGATGATGGCGTAGGCTTCCCCCAGGAACTAAACCTTGAAGATTTACCCACGCTTGGACTCACCATGATTCGGGGCCTGAGTCGACAAATTGGAGCCGATCTAGTGATCAATCAAGCGACTGGGGTGGAGATTTGTTTAGAATTTGGCGGTACACCCAAAGCGGAACGAGCCAAAGAAAGGCAGGTTGTACTGGATAGGCCGGTTTAG
- a CDS encoding GNAT family N-acetyltransferase, which translates to MRILRKVEPYELPELVDLWLTTSLIAHPFIPGAYWRDNKAAMLQEYLPASEVYVIDCGGRLCGFLALVDDHVAALFISPFEQGKGYGTQLLNYAKTIRSELTLNVYQKNQQSVQYYQKNGFEIHSETVDTASGEKEYSMRWRC; encoded by the coding sequence ATGCGTATCCTTAGAAAAGTAGAGCCCTACGAATTGCCAGAGCTAGTCGATCTCTGGCTGACGACGTCCCTGATCGCCCATCCTTTTATTCCTGGAGCGTACTGGCGAGATAATAAAGCCGCGATGCTTCAGGAGTATCTACCCGCTTCGGAAGTTTACGTCATCGACTGTGGAGGAAGGCTATGCGGTTTCCTGGCTTTGGTTGACGACCACGTGGCGGCCCTTTTTATCTCACCCTTTGAGCAGGGAAAGGGATACGGCACCCAGCTTTTAAATTACGCAAAAACCATTCGTTCCGAACTCACGCTTAACGTTTATCAGAAGAATCAGCAGAGTGTGCAGTACTACCAGAAAAACGGTTTTGAAATACATTCAGAGACTGTAGACACTGCAAGCGGTGAAAAGGAATACTCGATGCGATGGCGGTGTTGA
- a CDS encoding alpha/beta hydrolase, giving the protein MNSATTLEELKPVPYAQDPHLSQGVKAFLKILNSAGGPPLETLSPQEARQVLIDAQASVPVDLSGIDEAERVITADDYTIKLNIVRPAGIAEKLPVFIYIHGGGWVLGDFPTHKRLVRDLVVASGFVAVFVNYTPSPEAQYPQATNEIYAATKWVAEHGDEINVDATKLAVVGNSVGGNMTAVTCLKAKENGGPDIKCQVLFWPIVDADFETDSYKLFGEDRFLTTPLMKWLYDQYTTDPAERKQIYASPLQATVEQLQGLPPALIQIAENDILRDEGEAYGRKLDEAGVTVTTIRYNGMIHDFGLLNGLADLPPVRSLFTHAAAELKKYLR; this is encoded by the coding sequence ATGAACAGTGCAACCACGCTTGAGGAACTCAAACCCGTTCCCTATGCACAGGATCCTCATTTGTCGCAGGGGGTAAAAGCCTTTTTGAAAATCCTGAATTCGGCCGGAGGGCCGCCGCTGGAAACCCTGTCACCCCAGGAAGCCCGCCAGGTACTGATCGACGCCCAGGCGTCTGTACCGGTGGATTTGTCGGGGATCGACGAAGCGGAACGGGTGATTACGGCGGATGACTATACTATCAAGCTCAACATCGTACGGCCCGCGGGAATAGCGGAAAAACTGCCCGTGTTCATCTATATTCACGGGGGAGGCTGGGTACTGGGCGATTTTCCCACACACAAACGACTAGTCCGTGATTTAGTGGTGGCGTCTGGATTCGTAGCTGTCTTCGTCAACTATACGCCCAGTCCGGAAGCTCAGTACCCCCAGGCCACCAATGAAATCTACGCCGCTACTAAATGGGTGGCTGAACACGGCGATGAAATTAACGTGGACGCCACCAAGCTGGCCGTAGTAGGCAATAGCGTGGGTGGCAATATGACTGCCGTAACCTGCCTGAAAGCGAAAGAAAACGGCGGTCCCGATATTAAATGTCAGGTACTGTTCTGGCCCATTGTCGATGCGGATTTTGAAACTGATTCGTACAAACTCTTTGGAGAGGATCGTTTCCTGACTACCCCGCTGATGAAGTGGCTGTACGATCAGTACACCACCGATCCGGCGGAACGCAAACAGATTTACGCTTCTCCCTTGCAGGCTACCGTTGAGCAGCTCCAAGGACTTCCACCGGCCCTGATTCAAATCGCTGAAAACGATATTCTACGCGATGAAGGCGAAGCTTACGGACGCAAACTAGATGAAGCAGGCGTGACCGTCACGACCATCCGGTACAATGGGATGATCCACGATTTCGGATTACTCAATGGCTTAGCCGATCTCCCGCCCGTGCGGTCGCTCTTTACGCACGCCGCGGCAGAACTCAAAAAATACCTTCGTTAA